ATCGTTAAAACGTTGGGCAAAAGACTATATGGATAAAGTGACATGTCCAGATTGTGAAGGGTCGCGTCTTAAAAAAGAATCCCTTTATTTCAAAATAAACAATAAAAACATCGCAGAGCTTGCCAATGCCGATATTGTAGAATTAACCACTTGGTTTAATGATTTACCTAACCACCTCTCTGAAAAACAATTTAAAATTGCTGAAGAAGTTCTTAAAGAAATAAAAGCCAGGTTACAGTTTTTATTGGATGTGGGCTTAGACTATTTAGCGCTAAACAGAAGCTCAAAATCCTTATCGGGCGGGGAAGCGCAACGCATTCGGTTAGCTACTCAAATTGGCTCGCAATTGGTGGGTGTGCTTTATATTTTAGATGAACCAAGCATTGGGTTGCATCAGCGCGATAACGAAAAACTAATAAATTCGTTAATTTCACTTCGTGATATTGGAAATTCGGTCATTGTGGTTGAACACGATAAAGACATGATAGAACGGGCTGATTATGTGATTGATATTGGTCCCAAAGCAGGAAAATATGGTGGTGAAATAATCAGCATTGGATCACCTAAAGAACTTTTAACGCACCATACCTTAACGGCCGATTATTTAAACGGCACTAAACAAATTGAAATCCCAAAAAAACGTCGCGAAGGCAATGGGCATTTTCTGGAGCTTAAGGGCTGTACCGGTAATAATCTAAAAAACGTTTCGGTTAAATTTCCTTTAGGAAAAATGATTGGTGTTACAGGTGTTTCAGGCAGCGGAAAATCGACTTTAATCAACGAAACCCTATACCCTATTCTTAACGCCTATTATTTTAATGGTGTAAAAAAAGCAATGCCTTATAAAAGCATTAAAGGCTTGGAACACATCGATAAAGTCATTGATATTAACCAATCGCCGATAGGAAGGACACCACGAAGCAACCCAGCAACTTATACTAAAACCTTCGACGAAATCCGTAGCTTATTTGCTAAAATCCCAGAAGCTATGATTCGTGGCTATAAAGCAGGTCGTTTTAGCTTTAATGTTGCAGGCGGACGCTGTGAAACCTGTCAAGGTGGTGGTTTAAGGGTTATTGAAATGAATTTTCTTCCCGATGTATATGTGGAGTGCGAAACTTGCCAAGGCAAGCGTTTTAATCGTGAAACTTTAGAAATTCGCTATAAAGGAAAAAGTATTAGCGATGTGTTGAATATGACTATTAACGAAGCAGTTCCTTTTTTTGAGCACATTCCTAAAATTCATAATAAACTCAAAACCATTAAAGATGTCGGTTTGGGCTATATAACCTTAGGACAACAAAGTACCACGCTTTCTGGTGGTGAAGCGCAACGCATAAAACTAGCTACAGAATTAAGTAAACGCGATACAGGAAATACTTTTTATATTTTAGATGAACCCACAACAGGACTGCATTTTGAAGATATTCGAGTGTTAATGATTGTGTTAAACAAACTGGCAGATAAGGGCAATACGGTATTAATTATTGAGCATAATTTAGACGTTATTAAAACCGTAGACCATATTATTGATATTGGGTACGAAGGCGGAAAAGATGGCGGAGAAATAATAGTTGAAGGCACACCCGAAGAGGTAGCGAACCACAAAAAGAGCTACACTGCTAAATTTCTTAAAAAAGAACTGGCACAATTGACGATTAAAAGTTAAGAGTTATGGGTTATGAGTTATGAGTTATGAGTTAAAGAAATCAACGAATAAATACATCAACATACTATGCGATTAGAAAAACACAGTAAAGCTTGGAACGAAATAAAAACAAACGATTCGTGGGCCATTTTTAAAATCATGGGAGAGTTTGTTAATGGTTATGAAAAACTTAGTAAAATCGGTCCGTGTGTGTCCATATTTGGTTCTGCTAGAACAAAACCGGAAAAACCCTATTATCTACTTGCAGAAAAAATAGCAAAACGTATTGTGGAATCTGGTTATGGTGTCATTACAGGTGGTGGTCCCGGTATTATGGAAGCAGGTAATAAAGGCGCGCATTTAGGTGGCGGTACTTCGGTGGGTTTAAACATAGAACTTCCTTTTGAACAGCACGACAACCCATATATCGATGCCGATAAAAGTTTGGATTTCGACTACTTTTTTGTACGTAAAGTAATGTTTGTAAAGTACTCACAGGGCTTTGTTGTCATGCCAGGTGGTTTTGGTACTTTAGATGAGCTTTTTGAAGCTATTACTTTAATTCAGACGCATAAGATTGAAAAGTTTCCTATTATTTTAGTAGGAACGACATTCTGGGAAGGGTTATTAGCATGGATAAAAACCACACTTTTAGAATCTTTTGAAAATATAAGTGCTAAAGATTTAGATTTAGTTCATCTTGTTGATAACGAAGACGAAGTAGTAGCCATTCTCGATGCTTTCTATAATGAATCGGGATTAAGTCCTAATTTCTAATTCTTTAATAACGAATCTGCATATAAACTTACTTGGCACGTATATTTTACTATCTTGCAGCGCCTTATGATTTATTAACCTTAAAACGTTTAAAATTAAATTGAAATTACGCCTTTTCAGTTGTGTTCTATTTGCTTTAGTATGTAATGCAAGCTTTGGTCAAAACAAAATTGACTTGAAAGCTGCTTTTGATATTGAAAAAAAGCAAATAAAAATATCACAAACTATTCAGTACCAAAACACAACACAAGACGAGCTTCAAACCATTTATTTAAACGATTGGAACAATAGTTATTCAACAAAAAAAACACCACTTGCACAGAGAATAGCAGACGAGTACAAAAACGTATTCCATTTAGCTAAAAATGAAGAAAGAGGTTATTCGGTCATCACTTCCATCAAACAGAATAATGAAGATTTGGTTTTTCAGCAATTAAAAAATCAAATAGACATTGTTAAAGTTGAATTGAAAACCCCATTAAAGCCTAATGAATTCTATAATATCCAATTGGAATATTTAGTGCAAATACCAAGCGATAAATTTACTAGCTACGGCATAACAAGTACGGGCGATGTAAACTTAAGATATTGGTATATTACACCCGCGATTTACAACGGGCAATGGCAGTATTATAGCAATAAGGATTTAGACGACTTATACATTCCCGCTGCTGATGTACGTCTTGAAATAGAATATCCTTTGGGGTACAAATTAACTTCAGAATTAAATGCAGGAAACTGGACTCAATTACCTAACAAACAATCAATTATACTAGAAGGAACAAATATAGTAAGTAATAAATTATTCTTAAATAAAACTTCAACATTCAACACGATACAAAAAGGTGATTTTTCCCTTATCACAAATATCGATGATGAAGGTTTAGAAATAATTGACAAAGTTTTAATTACTGAAAGAGTAACAACCTTTATTCAAGAAAAACTTAAAGATTATCCGCACAAACAACTTCTTTTAACTAAGATTGACTATAATAAGGATCCTATTTATGGTTTAAATTTTTTACCAGGCTTTATTAAGCCATATCCCACCCACTTTCAGTATGAACTAAAGCTCTTAAAAGTTGCTCTACGCAATTACTTGGAAAACACCCTTTTGATAAACCCAAGAACCGACCAGTGGTTGCTCGATGGTATTCAAATTTATTATTTAATGGATTATGTGGATACGCATTACCCAAACATGAAATTTTTAGGAAGTTTAGCAGACTTTTGGGGAATTCGATCATTTCATGCAGCCGACATGAAATTTAATGATAAATATAATTTAGCATACATGTTAATGGCTCGAACCAATAGAGATCAGCCCCTAACAATGCCAAAAGACTCCTTGCTAAAGTTTAATAATAGTATTGCCAATAAATACAAAGCTGGTGTAGGTTTGAAATATTTAGACGATTTTATAAATCATGATATTGTCGAAAACAGCTTGTCTTCTTTTGTTATTAAAAATAAGTTAAAACCTGTAACCACAAAAGATTTTGAAGCTTATATAAAATCTAAAACCGATAAAGACATCGATTGGTTTTTTACCGATTATTTAAAGACTCGAAAAAAATTAGATTTCAAAATAAAAAAGGTTCTCAAAACTGAAGATTCCATTACATTAACCATTACAAACAAGCAAGATAACAGCATGCCTGTTTCGCTATACGCTCTAAACAATGATAGCATCATATCAAAAACATGGATAGAAAATATTAAAGAAAATAAAACTATTACCATTCCTAGAAACGACGCAAACAAACTGGTTTTAAATTACAACAGTATAATTCCTGAAATTAATGCACGTAATAATTGGAAATCATTAAAAGGCTTCTTTTTTAATAATAAACCATTACAGTTTAGGCTTTTCCAAGACATTGAAGATCCATACTACAACCAAGTATTTTTTATGCCCATAGCGGAATTTAATAATATTTACGACGGTTTTACACTTGGTTTAAGAATTTATAATAAAACTGTTTTAAGAAAACTATTCAATTACCGTATTGAACCTCAATATTCTTTAAAATCCAGAACAGTTACCGGGTCGGCGTTTGTGTCTATGACGCATTATTTGGAAAACACCGATTTGTATGCCATTAGTTATGGCATGAGTGGTGGCTATGTATCTTATGCCGAAAATTTATTCGTTAGGCAACTATCACCTTCATTAATGTTCTTGTTCAGAAGAAAAGACGATTTCCGTTCAAACAAA
This genomic window from Mariniflexile sp. TRM1-10 contains:
- the uvrA gene encoding excinuclease ABC subunit UvrA, with the protein product MSQFNDFIEVKGARVHNLKNIDVSIPREKLVVITGLSGSGKSSLAFDTIYAEGQRRYIETFSAYARQFLGGLERPDVDKIDGLSPVIAIEQKTTSKSPRSTVGTITEIYDFLRLLYARASDAYSYNTGEKMVSYSDEQIKELIVSDFKGKRINILAPVIRSRKGHYRELFEQIAKQGFVKVRADGEIKDLTKGMMLDRYKMHDIEIVIDRLVIDDSVDNDKRLTETINTAMHHGDDVLMILDQDTNETRYFSRNLMCPTSGISYPNPEPNNFSFNSPKGACETCNGIGTLYQVNEKKIVPDNSISIKAGALAPHGPEKNSWIFKQFETIAQRFNFKLTDAYKDIPEEAKQMILYGGNEKFSVESKTLGVTRDYKIDFEGVANFIENQYKTAESTSLKRWAKDYMDKVTCPDCEGSRLKKESLYFKINNKNIAELANADIVELTTWFNDLPNHLSEKQFKIAEEVLKEIKARLQFLLDVGLDYLALNRSSKSLSGGEAQRIRLATQIGSQLVGVLYILDEPSIGLHQRDNEKLINSLISLRDIGNSVIVVEHDKDMIERADYVIDIGPKAGKYGGEIISIGSPKELLTHHTLTADYLNGTKQIEIPKKRREGNGHFLELKGCTGNNLKNVSVKFPLGKMIGVTGVSGSGKSTLINETLYPILNAYYFNGVKKAMPYKSIKGLEHIDKVIDINQSPIGRTPRSNPATYTKTFDEIRSLFAKIPEAMIRGYKAGRFSFNVAGGRCETCQGGGLRVIEMNFLPDVYVECETCQGKRFNRETLEIRYKGKSISDVLNMTINEAVPFFEHIPKIHNKLKTIKDVGLGYITLGQQSTTLSGGEAQRIKLATELSKRDTGNTFYILDEPTTGLHFEDIRVLMIVLNKLADKGNTVLIIEHNLDVIKTVDHIIDIGYEGGKDGGEIIVEGTPEEVANHKKSYTAKFLKKELAQLTIKS
- a CDS encoding LOG family protein encodes the protein MRLEKHSKAWNEIKTNDSWAIFKIMGEFVNGYEKLSKIGPCVSIFGSARTKPEKPYYLLAEKIAKRIVESGYGVITGGGPGIMEAGNKGAHLGGGTSVGLNIELPFEQHDNPYIDADKSLDFDYFFVRKVMFVKYSQGFVVMPGGFGTLDELFEAITLIQTHKIEKFPIILVGTTFWEGLLAWIKTTLLESFENISAKDLDLVHLVDNEDEVVAILDAFYNESGLSPNF
- a CDS encoding gluzincin family metallopeptidase; translated protein: MKLRLFSCVLFALVCNASFGQNKIDLKAAFDIEKKQIKISQTIQYQNTTQDELQTIYLNDWNNSYSTKKTPLAQRIADEYKNVFHLAKNEERGYSVITSIKQNNEDLVFQQLKNQIDIVKVELKTPLKPNEFYNIQLEYLVQIPSDKFTSYGITSTGDVNLRYWYITPAIYNGQWQYYSNKDLDDLYIPAADVRLEIEYPLGYKLTSELNAGNWTQLPNKQSIILEGTNIVSNKLFLNKTSTFNTIQKGDFSLITNIDDEGLEIIDKVLITERVTTFIQEKLKDYPHKQLLLTKIDYNKDPIYGLNFLPGFIKPYPTHFQYELKLLKVALRNYLENTLLINPRTDQWLLDGIQIYYLMDYVDTHYPNMKFLGSLADFWGIRSFHAADMKFNDKYNLAYMLMARTNRDQPLTMPKDSLLKFNNSIANKYKAGVGLKYLDDFINHDIVENSLSSFVIKNKLKPVTTKDFEAYIKSKTDKDIDWFFTDYLKTRKKLDFKIKKVLKTEDSITLTITNKQDNSMPVSLYALNNDSIISKTWIENIKENKTITIPRNDANKLVLNYNSIIPEINARNNWKSLKGFFFNNKPLQFRLFQDIEDPYYNQVFFMPIAEFNNIYDGFTLGLRIYNKTVLRKLFNYRIEPQYSLKSRTVTGSAFVSMTHYLENTDLYAISYGMSGGYVSYAENLFVRQLSPSLMFLFRRKDDFRSNKKESLTLRYVDIHRDKDVNNILTSNEPNYGVFNARYIDSNDNLINFNKWYTDLQIAKNFSKVSFNYEYRRLFESNRQLNLRFFAGTFLKNNNDPNSNYFSFALDRPTDYLFEYPYLGRSEASGIFSQQYIDAEGGFKSKLNTPFANQWMTSLNTSTTLWKYVLLYGDVGLVKNKFDNTRFVYDSGIRINLVTDYFEIYLPLYSNLGWEIGQPNYDQKIRFKFTVDPQSLLGLFRRRWY